The following is a genomic window from Parus major isolate Abel chromosome 14, Parus_major1.1, whole genome shotgun sequence.
GTCCCCAGGGGGGTGGCTCTGGTCCCCTCTGGTCCCATTCTCAGTTgcattttcccctctgtgtgtcaccagcccctctcccccctCAGTGAGGCTCAAATCCAGCCCTCACTGCCTCAACTTGAACCCCCCAGTTCAGCTGCCTGGATTTTGTTGCAATACACATTCAAACCTCAGCTCCTTTAAGAGTTTTAATCTccaacagctcccagctgagggTTGGGAAGTGCAGTTTCTTTGCAGATACCTCTGTCCAAGCAGACGCTTCCAGGAGTTGCAGTTGTCACCAACCTCTGTGCAGTGTAGTATAAAGTGGACTGTGTATGGAAATaagtttaaaatgtttacaattttgtatatattatatatataaaaatatcttttgagAGAacaatctgtgattctgtattttCGGTGTCTGTGTAAGCAACTGCAACTTATTTTCAATAAAGAGCtaaaaatgaatagaaaaaaaaaaaaaaaaaaaggtttggtAATAACTTTATTGAATCAGGTGAGCACAAGGAAGAAGGAGACTGCAACATCAGGCCCCAGAGATGCAGCAGCTCGAGGGAactcccagcagcacctcccagggAACTCAGAGCTGCTGATGGAGAAGGAACTGAAACCCAAGGGAAGACAGAAGATGCTCCTGCAGGGAAGACATTTCACTCCCTCAACTCTACAAACCAAAGGGATGGGGAGAGTTGCTGACTGGAAGTGGTGGCAGCACCCTCAGGGCTCCCTGCCTGGGACCAGGATCAGCTCCAGGACCCTGAGTGAGGCAGGAACAGGGACTGCCAGGGACTCGTGCAGTGGATGAACAACCATGCAGCCAAATcgccctccccagccccttctGGGCCAAATCCAACATGGGCAGGTGGTCAGAACAGTCTGAAATAttcaagaaaagaaacccaaagcACTCTGCAGCCTGAGAGCAAGCAAAAGTAACACATGTAAGGCAAGGAAGAGTGGCTGTAGCAGGAGTAGCTGTTGGGTAACGCTCTGAGCTCGATTTCATAGAAATGATGCTGCtagaaaagctgtgtttcatCACTacaaattacataaattaatttcagctttATTCCTACATGTTAGAGAAATAACTAAACCTGGAGATGGGAGAGAATCAGACACTGAACTACAGCCACAGGGGACTCCTGGCACTCCATcacctcagagctgcagctggaggagtcacttcagagcaggaagagattcctcctcttcctctgagGTGGAATTTGGGAATGCCAAGAGCAGGAGCAAAGCTACGTCAGCCCGGTGTTACCGAGGGAGGTGCAGGTGTCAGACCACTGTAAACAGATAAATGCACTTAAAGGCACTGCAGAAAACATGGTCAGTGATCAGCAGCATTTAATGTCCCAGGATGCTGTTGGGAGCTCCCACCAGTAATACATCCATGAAATTAGAAACATGGCagtcattaaataaaattcccATGTGCTTTACAGAGAGTAAAGCCTTAATGCTGTTACTGTACATGCAGGGCTACAAAATCAGTTTCTTGAAAGAACTTTACAGAGAAAGTCAGAGGCAACTTCAAATCTTGCACAGATCAGCCCAATTCTTCAAGCAGCAGAATTAactctgcagaaaggaaaactctGCAGCCCAGTGCTTGCAGCTCTCCTGGTCACACACCCCAGTGAGCAGCACCCTCTTGCACCTTTTACCCCTGACTAGTGTGACCTTCACTGaaatagcacaaaaaaaatcagaatgttATAAGGGAAGTCACTTCCATTCATTTCAGTGATCCATAAACTTTCCCCACCCCCAAACCAGAAAGAAACCCCCAAACCAGAAGCTTATTCCCCTATTGTGTCCCCTGTCATTCTGCAGATCCCAAAGGATTCCCAGCTATTGCATGTTCCAGGAGGAaggagccctgcctgccccccctgcagctcagcctgacCCCAGGCTGGATTTGGGGGCTCAGACAGCGGGTGGGGACGAGCTCTGGCACATTCCCCTGATCCCTTTGCCCAGGAGGGCTTCCCaagccacctcctcctcctcctcctcactgcctCAAGGGCACCGGCCCCCAGCTACTGCCAAACCTCATTCCAAAGTGCAATCCACAGCCAGAGCCTGGGTGGTGGCCCCGGGGAGAGTTAACTGATGATCCTGCTGATTGCCTGCAGCGAGGGGAACTCCTCATCCTCGATATGCAAAGCTTTGTGGGTGACCACGTCCTGCTGGGTCAGCACCTGCCTGCACGTGGGGCAGATGTAGCAGTCAAGCTCGGCGGGGGAGTCCGTCTGCCAAacattctttttgttctttttgggtttgttggaGCTTTGTTTCTCCTTGATCCTGAAGTCGTTGTGAGCTGAGAGCAGTTCCTGCTGCTTGGCTGTGTCTGGCAGCAACACCAACAACTCCTTGAAAATCTTCTTGAAGTTTTCCCCCAGCAGTTCCCGGCAGCTTTTGTAATACTGAGCTGCAGAGATCAGCccctgcaggggacagggaagggcaataatcagaggaaaataagtatttatctatttaaaatCCCACTGGAATTCAGGAAAGTCTGGAATTTGGGAACACACTCACCTGCCTGAACTGCCCAGAAtgagttttaaatttattgaaCTTGGACTCATCActctgaagaaattctttaatgGACTGTATGAGCTGGATGTTCCTCTGCTGGAAGTTCTCAGGTATCAAGTATGATCCGTGACAGGATTTTGGCCTGTGTTGGAAAAGACCAGAAGTGACCCTGACACTGGTTTGTGTCACACAAAGATGCCCTGGGACATAAATCACAAGGCTGCTCTGCTTTACAGCTGCACGTCCTTCCTCCACCCAGCtacacaaaaagcagcagacagCTGTCTTGTCAGGataacaaaatacagaatttccATATCAGATTCCAGCTTGACACAAACAGAATGTTTAAAATCCAACTTTATCGTGGTCCTGACGAGCTGGGTGCACTCAAAAGACCTGAGCAAAGACCTCAGTGTGAATAATCCAACAGATAACACAGGATCTGTATTAAACTGACACAAagttttccctctccttttcccaaaaGCTCCTCTTTCTGTCCCAGAAGGAACCAGACTGGAAAGATCAGAGCAGTGAAGGTCAGCAAGGAGAACAAACCtcagcagcctgctgctgggACTCCCACAGAATCAATGGCAACTACAGGAATACATTGGAGCTGCACATTTCCAAATAAATCTACAACAGACCAAGGTCTGAGCAGCCAAAACACTGCACAGGTTTGTAGTTCCTCAGACTTTTAATTACACAGGGCTGTCTCCAACAGCCAACTTTAAAATCCAACTTTATCGTGGTCCTGACGAGCTGGGTGCACTCAAAAGACCTGAGCAAAGACCTCAGTGTGAATAATCCAACAGATAACACAGGATCTGTATTAAACTGACACAAagttttccctctccttttcccaaaaGCTCCTCTTTCTGTCCCAGAAGGAACCAGACTGGAAAGATCAGAGCAGTGAAGGTCAGCAAGGAGAACAAACCtcagcagcctgctgctgggACTCCCACAGAATCAATGGCAACTACAGGAATACATTGGAGCTGCACATTTCCAAATAAATCTACAACAGACCAAGGTCTGAGCAGCCAAAACACTGCACAGGTTTGTAGTTCCTCAGACTTTTAATTACACAGGGCTGTCTCCAACCCTTCCCAAGGGGAATCCTTCCCCAGCTGAGCCCACTGTGTGCTGTTTGGAGCCCCTGTGACACGAGTGAGgtgtcccacagccctggcaggcCCCTGACTCACTCTTTCAGAGCTGTAGTGACGGGTTCAGAGATGGTGGAGGATGGGATGACAGCGAAGCCCGGGGGGGGTTTGCTGACAGGCACCGACAGGCCCGGAGGCAGAGGAGGGTTCTTCAACAGCACCACGGAGTTAAAGcctgagggaagcagggaaggggcaggaatTAGAGCACCCACAGACCCCTGGCTAAAACACACACCAGTGCCTGACACACTGTGCAGAAGCACCAAGAAGAGTTTGCAGTGCAGACATCGTTATATTGgagaaaacctaaaaaaaaaccttcaagaaGCACTTGAGAGTAGCTGACGTTCCTCTACAGAGAAAGTACTTTAATTATTCATTTACTTTCtcaatggaaaataattttgaaagccCACTCCAAGTCACCATGAGAAACACTTTTGCATTATTAAAGTGAACAGAAATCACTGGGCCCAGCCCGgcctctcctgcaggagctgcacaaaGAGCGGCGCCGGCGGCTCCCATGCCATGAGAAGCACTCCAAGTCACGTTTGTTGCTGTCTCTGCTTTCACAAGGTCATGGCTAAAAGCATGGCAGGAaacctctgccagcacaggaggaagTGAAGTGAcaagcagtgccagcagggacaggacacagccagACTCCCTTTGCCTGCAGCGCCTTCCAAGGCAGATCTTGGAGCACAACACACGGATGTGTcagtcctggggacagggaaacACCAGCTCTTCATCCATGAGCCACCAGCAAACACCTCCAGCTGAGGGGCAGAGGTGATTCCTGGGGACATTCCAGCACCCACTGTGACACCCAGGCTGCCTCCACctccagagcccagcctggcacctgGCGGCAGAACCTCACCTGAGAGCCAGAAGGAGTTTACACAACAGATCCACGTGTTCCCTGGGCTCTCCCCAGGCAAGGCTGGCCATAGCCAGCAGtgcttccccatccctggaagcgtccaaggccaggctggagcaacctggtctagtggaaagcacccctgcccacagcagggagtggaatgaggtgatctttaagatccctctcacccaaaccattccacagcGCTGTGGTTCATTCCCTGCTTACCTGGTGGAGGGGGCATCCTGGCTGATCCTGAGCTCCCAAGAGCTGGGAAGTCTTCCTGAGGTAAAGGGCATTTGTTAGTCACTGGGGGCTTTTTAAGGCCGGGGGGCTCTTTGGGTGTAGCACAGCCAGCTGATGTTTTCTCCGTGTGCCCGTTGAGGACAGCCGCGGCTCTGTCGGGGCCGTGAGCAGCAGGGAAcgccctgcagggctgctctgcctctgggGGCTTCTCTGGAGCTGGCCTGGGCAATGGTGTCTCCTGGGACGGGTGTGAGGACGACAGGCTCTGCTTCTCAACCcccatcttctttttcttgcccACTTTCGTAAAAGTTTGTGAGGTAGAAGCTGCCAGCAAGGACGAGACGTCGAACATGGTCGGGGTGTTGCGGATCTCCTGAGTGGTCAGGCCCCCACCGCCGTCCTCGTCGTCAGACTCACAGAGTTTATTGCTCTTCTTACTTCCTTTGGAGGTGTTCAGGGATGGTTTTTTGGCTGGCTGGTTGACACAGGGGTTGCTCATGGCTTTGACCACATTTTTACTGGAACCATTGTTCCATGCAGATGTGATGTGAGTTACTGTCTTATTGGTGGGCTTCACTTTGGACACCAGGGCTGGGAAATCCTCCTCCTGGAAGGCCGCTTTCCTGGCAGTCGCCGTGTATGTCAGAGACATCCCTGATGAGAtggtgggagctgcagaggaggacaAGCTTGGGAAATcctcttctttcagtttaaccactgctggctgggcagagctgtggggaagggACAGGGTTTGAGTTACTGAGGCAGCAGAACCCCAAGGGACAGCACAAACCCACAACTCTCCACTCCTTGTCAGACTGTCACTTAGGGTGGCACAACAGGaattggactggatgatcctcGTGGGTCCCCTCCAGCTGaggacattctgtgattctattccATGACTCCAAGCCCAAGCCAGGAGCTGAAGCAATGCCCGGTGCTGCTCATGCTggtgagcagcacagaaacagctccaggcaggagaggatgGGGCAGGGGAAACCTTGGAGGGATCAAATGatctggaaaattattttccccagaAATGCAGAACACATCAATCAGCTTCTAAAtgtgctctgtccctgctgcagccctgcccagactCACCCTTGGAGaggtcctgctgcagagccGATTGCTGGAAAGTCATCATGGCTGAGCGCTCCGTTAGCAGCTGCTTCTTTTGGAACAGGGACAGAAAGAgcaaaaacattgttttcaaCCCAAACCCATTCATTCCAGAGCAGGGGCTATCAATGGCCATGACAGCAGCACTACCAAGGCCtattttcagcagctgatgATGTCATTAACTGACATTccaaaagaacaatttaaatCCATGCATCACTATTTCCTTCAATTAACTGTGTTGCCCATTATGTCGTGGCATTCAGGAGATTCATGATACTTTAAATGAGTAAAACATGGGTAAGGCAGAACTTTCTGAGGGAACCTTCCAGACACTGAGatgccctgcagctgcaggacctGTCCAACACTCACCTGTGACATCATTTGAAGACTTTGGCACACGTTTGGAGCCGAGCATGTCAGGATCCCTCAAATCCTCCTTTctccccctgctgctgctgccttcctctTTGTCCTCCACCCtcttcttctcttcctgccGTTTGGCTGCCACAGATGCCCTGACTGCTGCTGCAACATCCCTGTCTTCttcttccctgcagcacagggcagatTCCCTTGGTCAGACAGCAAGGGTCACGGAGCAGCTGCCTCGCTGCAGTCTCACCTCTGCGGTGCCAGCTCTGGTGACATCCCTGatctcctgctgccacctgctGAGAAGCCCAAACCAGCCCCACCACTCCAATCCACCCCAGCCAGGCAATATTTCCCCCCTGGATTTCCAAGTTCCACCTGTGGGAATAACAATCTGGGCCAGAAGAAACCGGGGTGAACTGGCAGAGACAGTACCACGGATGCAGGGGGCACCTGTGTCTGCCCTTCATTTCCAAAGGTATGGAATCATTCTTGGAGGCCACAGGAACTCTTTGAGATGTGGCTGGGCATGAACTCTCAACACATGCACGATCCACATGTGACACCAACAGAGGAGTGTTTTGGGATggacttttttccccagtgggATCACCAGTAATGAACCAGCTGCCcatccagcaggaaaaagaagaaaataagatgtgCAGAGGTCTGGCGTGGATGAAGAGACATAGAAACGCAAAGTTTCCTTTCAATACTTaacccttttccttttccaaagcaCTCAGTCTGGCCACACAGAGATCTGTTAGTTCAATGAAAAGCATGGCCCTTAGAACAGGAATTTCATCATTACCCAGACCAAAAGCTCCATTAAACCTGCACAGACTTGTCACCTACTTCAGAAAATCCTATTTAGAGAAGCTTGCAtaaaaacagctgctggaatAATTCAGGGTTCTGAGTTTATTTAACCCATAAATTGAGGGTGACATTGTTTGTTTCCTGAGCTGAAACCTCACACAAAGTAATTCCACGATGACCAAGCATGTGGCCAGGACACAGGCTTGGACTTGGATTCACCACGGAGGCCTCCAAGCTTTGAACCATTTCCTTCCTCCTAACCCACCAAAATACTGTGAATTGGCAAGTAAAAGCCAACACTAAATGGGAATAAAACTCCACACAAAATTGTGCTACTCACCTCTTGTAcctccagctgcctctcctgTTCTGCTGGTTCCCTCTGCTGCTCAACCTGCCTGCCCTCCCTTGCCTGTTGAACCTGTCAACCTCCTCGTAGTCCTCGGCACCTACAACACCTAAAACAGGGGAGGGATGATCACTCTCAGTTATTTCTCTAATGTGGGCATCCCACCGTGcctgagaaacacaaaatatactggtagaaataaattatcttcattttcttctgataaCCAAGTCAGCAGCTCTCCTAAAATTACCTGTCCTCATTAAACCcacacaaagggaaaaaatcccacagaaatgcAGGCAGGAAGGGATGTCTGGATatcacctgctccagccctttACTCAAAGCAAGGACAGCTCTGAAACTACATCACAGGGCTTTGTTTGGGCAAGTTCTGGTTATCTTTAAcctctgcagcttctcaggGTGGAGAGGCCTTTTCAAcctctgcagcttctcaggGTGGAGAGGCCTTTTCAAcctctgcagcttctcaggctggagAGGCCTTCTCAGCCTCTATAAGCTCttggtgctgctccagagcttgTCTACCTCCtttgggaaggatttctttGTGTCTATGAAATATCCACCAGGTGTTCTTGAAAAACCCTTAGAGAATACGAGCCACAGAACGATTTGGCTggtgggagggaccttaaaggaCATCTTGttcctgagcagggacaccttccagcagagcaagctgctccaagccctgttcaACCACGGGCACTttgagggatggagcagccccgGCTGTGCCTCCCCCCTCTCCCGGGTGTCCCCTGGCGGGCTGACCCTCGGTCCTGCGCGGGTGCCGGGGGGTGTAGGTGAACTGCAGGTCGATGTGGCGGTTCTGGCGCGCCTCGGCGCGGCTCTTGCTGTGGCAGGCGCTCTTGTGGGCCTTGTAGTCGATCTCGGTGCGGAAGGCGTGCGTGAACTGCTCCGAGCTGCAGCGGCCCTCCTCGCACAGGAAGTGTTTCTCCCTGAAGTGCTCCCGCAGGTATTCGTAGTCActgggaagggaaaacacagagctgacCCTTCCCACCCTGTGACACGGCCACTCCTGCAAGGGTGGTGCCTTTAAGctttagctttcatatttccACATTCCACTGCACTAGTGTGTGACTCTGAACTTCACATCAATCAGCAAGTCCTCCTCACAGCTCAGTCAGGcacaacaatccttttccagcccaaaaaCCAAGGACACTGTTGCCCTGGTTGTTGCAAGGGAACATCCAAAGGGATGTTTGGCTATCACCTGCCCCAGCCCTTTACTCAAAGCAAGGCCAGCTCTGAAACTACATCACAGGGCTTTGTCTGGGCAAGTTCTGCTCATCTTCAacctctgcagcctctcaggCTGGAGAAAGGACCCAAATCAATGATCTGCTTGCCTGTAGTACTCCTGAGCCCCCTCAGAGTCACAGAAGTGGCAGAAGTAGTGATCCCTGCGCAGGTGTTTCAGCAGCTCGTCGTTGTCCAGGTAGCGCTCGTCACAGAACTTGCAGAGGGGGTGGCCCCGGTGGGAGGTGTCATCAGGGTCCCCGTGGATCCTGTGCCTGGCCAGGTCCTTCCTGGAATACCATTTCCTCTCATAGGTGAAGATCTGGAGATCAGGTATTGTGTTAATACATTTGTATCTATACATTTGTATCTATACATTTGTATCTATACATTTGTATCTATACATTTGTATTGTTTCCTATGGACACAGAACTAAACGGAAcaagccaggctgtgcccatcTGTAGGGGTGGGAGATTTGCTTCAAAAAGATGCAGTATGACCACCAAGAGCTAAAATTTTTGGTggacaggaaataaaattcaagtGATGGATTCAATTAAATCTGAATTGCATTTCTCTGAATACTGGAAATAGatttaattcactttttccCGGCTGAAATCTTTTTATGCTGTACTGAGTTTTAATTATAATCTCTGGGGTGGGAAAACCATAACTGTGTATTTATCAACAAACAGTATTTTGCATTCTCAAATTTAGAAGCCCCAAGTGAGCTGTTTTACTTTCCTCTCACAATAACCACCCCAAACAGCTGCACACGGAGGATCCACTTCAGTGAACAATTTGTGTATCACAAGACAAGCCTCTGTCCCCACTACCACGTGAGCTGTTTTGGTAGGAAGGGTTCTGGAGATGCCAAAAAGATCAACccagccttgagaagagaaTATCCTTTATTTCTGGCCACGACAAGGACTGGGGAATTGCTCTGGGAAAAGATTTGTTTGGCTTTGCCAAGGATGATGGACTGAAGCTTCCACAAGTTTAAAAGTTTCTTCTCAGTGGGTACAAGTAACATGGGacttctttctttgaaataaaaaatctctacaatattctgaaattaaaaagcaagagTTTTAATATTGTTTGTGTGAGAAAATGTCAAACAAGTTCCCTCAGTGCTGGCTACGTACACTGAGCATGAAGCACCTCAGCAGAGCTCAAAGGAACCAGAAGCCAAAGGAAGTTCTGCCCTCCTTTTCCACTTCCCTTCAATCAGCTCCAAAAATCACAGGAAAGACTCAGCTCAGTTCCCAAACTTACCAGGGTTCATTTAGGTCTCACTCCTTTTTGGCAGCAAACTCCAGTTCACCTGGCACGAACCAACCGTGGCAGCACCACCATGgggtttaatttaaaatctggaGAACCTCCAGACCCTCTTCATTAATCAGTTTATAGAAGGAGAAAGgcttaaaataaagcaattgGCCTCA
Proteins encoded in this region:
- the ZNF598 gene encoding E3 ubiquitin-protein ligase ZNF598 isoform X1 encodes the protein MAAMAGAGPGPAEGPCVLCCGELDVVALGRCEHPICYRCSVRMRALCGVRYCAVCREELRQVVFGRKLPSFSSIALQQLQHEKKYDIYFMDAEVYALYRKLLQHECSLCPDAKPFNTFADLEQHMRKQHELFCCKLCVKHLKIFTYERKWYSRKDLARHRIHGDPDDTSHRGHPLCKFCDERYLDNDELLKHLRRDHYFCHFCDSEGAQEYYSDYEYLREHFREKHFLCEEGRCSSEQFTHAFRTEIDYKAHKSACHSKSRAEARQNRHIDLQFTYTPRHPRRTEGVVGAEDYEEVDRFNRQGRAGRLSSRGNQQNRRGSWRYKREEEDRDVAAAVRASVAAKRQEEKKRVEDKEEGSSSRGRKEDLRDPDMLGSKRVPKSSNDVTEAAANGALSHDDFPAIGSAAGPLQGSAQPAVVKLKEEDFPSLSSSAAPTISSGMSLTYTATARKAAFQEEDFPALVSKVKPTNKTVTHITSAWNNGSSKNVVKAMSNPCVNQPAKKPSLNTSKGSKKSNKLCESDDEDGGGGLTTQEIRNTPTMFDVSSLLAASTSQTFTKVGKKKKMGVEKQSLSSSHPSQETPLPRPAPEKPPEAEQPCRAFPAAHGPDRAAAVLNGHTEKTSAGCATPKEPPGLKKPPVTNKCPLPQEDFPALGSSGSARMPPPPGFNSVVLLKNPPLPPGLSVPVSKPPPGFAVIPSSTISEPVTTALKEPKSCHGSYLIPENFQQRNIQLIQSIKEFLQSDESKFNKFKTHSGQFRQGLISAAQYYKSCRELLGENFKKIFKELLVLLPDTAKQQELLSAHNDFRIKEKQSSNKPKKNKKNVWQTDSPAELDCYICPTCRQVLTQQDVVTHKALHIEDEEFPSLQAISRIIS
- the ZNF598 gene encoding E3 ubiquitin-protein ligase ZNF598 isoform X2, whose product is MAAMAGAGPGPAEGPCVLCCGELDVVALGRCEHPICYRCSVRMRALCGVRYCAVCREELRQVVFGRKLPSFSSIALQQLQHEKKYDIYFMDAEVYALYRKLLQHECSLCPDAKPFNTFADLEQHMRKQHELFCCKLCVKHLKIFTYERKWYSRKDLARHRIHGDPDDTSHRGHPLCKFCDERYLDNDELLKHLRRDHYFCHFCDSEGAQEYYSDYEYLREHFREKHFLCEEGRCSSEQFTHAFRTEIDYKAHKSACHSKSRAEARQNRHIDLQFTYTPRHPRRTEGVVGAEDYEEVDRFNRQGRAGRLSSRGNQQNRRGSWRYKREEEDRDVAAAVRASVAAKRQEEKKRVEDKEEGSSSRGRKEDLRDPDMLGSKRVPKSSNDVTAAANGALSHDDFPAIGSAAGPLQGSAQPAVVKLKEEDFPSLSSSAAPTISSGMSLTYTATARKAAFQEEDFPALVSKVKPTNKTVTHITSAWNNGSSKNVVKAMSNPCVNQPAKKPSLNTSKGSKKSNKLCESDDEDGGGGLTTQEIRNTPTMFDVSSLLAASTSQTFTKVGKKKKMGVEKQSLSSSHPSQETPLPRPAPEKPPEAEQPCRAFPAAHGPDRAAAVLNGHTEKTSAGCATPKEPPGLKKPPVTNKCPLPQEDFPALGSSGSARMPPPPGFNSVVLLKNPPLPPGLSVPVSKPPPGFAVIPSSTISEPVTTALKEPKSCHGSYLIPENFQQRNIQLIQSIKEFLQSDESKFNKFKTHSGQFRQGLISAAQYYKSCRELLGENFKKIFKELLVLLPDTAKQQELLSAHNDFRIKEKQSSNKPKKNKKNVWQTDSPAELDCYICPTCRQVLTQQDVVTHKALHIEDEEFPSLQAISRIIS